A section of the Aythya fuligula isolate bAytFul2 chromosome 9, bAytFul2.pri, whole genome shotgun sequence genome encodes:
- the PDCD1 gene encoding programmed cell death protein 1: MAPGTSRTTPGNVDMALAGLFVLLLCCSPALAGCHRVTSSPAILTRPAGSSATFFCNISIENNSSLEYNLNWYKETNHSNSQKIAQISRSIPQTKTEKYLLSNHASVFKIEILNLHQNDSGSYYCGLIAFFQSNKVEESNRSHLVVTAAPEKINTTEEPGVEDSSPPSHIKAVILGVLLLGCVVVLVVLGYCLVTYRRGDVQKPPSENTAEKEEKPPVVSVSTVDYGVLEFQWDPHTQLPPETCPDDQTEYATIIFPEEKPVTPERGKRHLDERTWQPPSQPC, translated from the exons ATGGCTCCCGGCACCTCGAGGACCACACCGGGCAACGTGGACATGGCCCTGGCCGGCCTCTtcgtcctgctgctgtgctgcagccccgcgCTGGCCGGCTGCCACCGGG TGACCTCCTCCCCAGCCATATTAACTCGCCCCGCAGGCAGCTCAGCCACCTTCTTCTGCAACATCTCCATAGAGAACAACTCCAGCCTGGAGTACAACCTCAACTGGTACAAGGAGACCAACCACAGCAATTCCCAAAAAATTGCTCAGATCAGCCGGAGCATCCCCCAGACAAAGACGGAGAAGTACCTGCTCTCCAACCACGCTTCTGTCTTCAAGATTGAGATCCTGAACCTCCACCAGAATGACTCGGGCTCCTATTACTGCGGGCTGATCGCCTTCTTCCAGTCCAACAAAGTGGAGGAGAGCAACCGGTCCCACCTGGTGGTCACAG CAGCCCCTGAGAAGATAAACACCACCGAGGAGCCTGGCGTGGAGGACAGCAGCCCCCCAAGCCACATCAAGGCCGTGATCCTGGgcgtcctgctgctgggctgcgtGGTCGTGCTGGTGGTCCTCGGCTACTGCCTCGTCACCTACAGGAGAGGAG ATGTGCAGAAACCACCGAGTGAAAACACCGCAGAG aaggaagagaagccGCCCGTGGTGTCCGTGTCCACCGTGGACTACGGCGTGCTGGAGTTTCAGTGGGACCCACACACCCAGCTGCCTCCCGAGACCTGCCCGGACGACCAGACCGAGTACGCCACCATCATCTTCCCCGAGGAGAAACCTGTCACACCCGAACGGGGCAAGAGGCACCTGGACGAGAGGACGTGGCAGCCCCCGTCACAGCCCTGCTGA